The following proteins come from a genomic window of Vallitaleaceae bacterium 9-2:
- a CDS encoding AraC family transcriptional regulator, giving the protein MSHEPLELFNKGSEICAPKHSFGPFVRTHVLIHFIKEGCGTFHVNNQTFFVKKNQAFIIFPDVITYYEADAFDPWHYYWVGFKSTDVVWQLENIGIDVDHPILSFNDTHMLWQYITQLTDLSTRALSSYYKSTGLLHLIIDELFQELNGSTDFIALRESTQGDPYVDSACNYIAKNYTQNIRVDDITSYVDLERSYFSRLFKKYTGYSPQNYLIRYRMQQATYLLATTNIAIGTIGNSIGYENPYHFSKIFKKNIGVSPSEYRKHRRSITFNA; this is encoded by the coding sequence ATGTCTCACGAACCTTTGGAGCTTTTTAATAAAGGCTCAGAAATATGCGCACCCAAACATAGCTTTGGTCCGTTTGTCCGGACCCATGTGTTAATACATTTTATCAAAGAAGGATGTGGTACCTTTCACGTCAACAATCAGACCTTTTTTGTCAAAAAGAATCAGGCCTTTATTATTTTTCCTGATGTGATCACCTACTATGAAGCCGATGCCTTTGACCCCTGGCATTATTACTGGGTCGGTTTTAAAAGTACGGATGTCGTTTGGCAACTTGAAAATATTGGCATCGATGTTGATCATCCCATTTTAAGTTTTAATGACACCCACATGTTATGGCAATATATCACCCAGTTAACCGATCTATCTACCCGAGCACTAAGCTCCTATTACAAAAGCACTGGGTTACTCCATCTGATTATTGATGAATTATTCCAAGAACTCAACGGTTCAACGGACTTTATTGCATTACGCGAATCCACCCAAGGTGATCCTTATGTTGATTCAGCCTGTAATTATATCGCCAAAAACTATACTCAAAATATTCGTGTGGATGATATTACCTCCTATGTCGATCTTGAACGCAGTTATTTTTCCAGGCTTTTTAAAAAATATACCGGCTATTCACCGCAAAATTATCTTATCCGCTATCGTATGCAACAAGCCACATATTTACTTGCGACAACAAATATTGCCATTGGAACTATCGGTAACTCAATTGGCTATGAAAACCCTTACCATTTTTCAAAAATCTTCAAAAAAAATATCGGTGTTTCGCCTTCTGAGTATCGAAAACACCGACGTAGTATAACATTTAATGCGTAA
- a CDS encoding glycoside hydrolase family 3 N-terminal domain-containing protein, producing MFSQRIQDLLQQMTLEEKIGQMIQIHPSTYEGLIGKKDASENFTGPTGEVLMKKKDLYNVGSFLSVETAADMIRIQSDYIKNHRLSIPLLFMYDIIHGYKTIFPINLALSASWNPEAAMRCARVASIEGSVSGQHVTFAPMVDLVRDPRWGRVMESPGEDAYLNGLMASATVKGFQTDTYASPYSMVACTKHFAAYGAAEGGRDYNTVDISERWLREYYLPGYRAALEAGSSMIMTSFNLYDGIPASINTFLLQTILRKEWAYDKLIISDWDSIYEALVHGAATDSYDCAHKAITAGVDIEMTSNIYYTQLKNLVEDKTISIELLDTAVLRILQLKEDLGLFDNPYRFANEKEEKKLHLSLAHRAEAREVASETMVLLKNDNILPLSKTTQRIAVIGPHADSGDLLGWWNALGDNKDTVTLTQGIKNQLGPDGIVTTSKGCDIFTADDPTFHDAKKIAEDADVIILALGESQDMSGEGANRGNIQIPHIQQQLAQVILEINKPTVAVLFNGRPLDLEWFDANVPALIEAWFPGTEGGNAIADILFGDINPSGHLTMTFPRRVGQIPLYYNHFNTGRPLETEHYTYGKAYDPGLRYRSHYIDQPNSPLYPFGYGLSYTTFEYSNLRLSSCEMGYTDTITASIDVTNTGKFDGSEVVQLYIRDCAGSVARPVKELKGFEKIHIKKQSTVTVEFVISEEMLRFYTATMDYQSEPGQFIVMIGPNSATYDAMPFTLHD from the coding sequence TATGAAAAAAAAGGACCTCTATAATGTAGGCTCTTTTCTTTCAGTTGAGACAGCCGCTGATATGATTCGAATTCAATCCGACTATATTAAAAATCATCGTTTATCCATTCCGTTATTATTTATGTATGATATTATACATGGGTATAAGACCATCTTCCCCATTAACCTTGCCCTTAGCGCATCATGGAATCCTGAAGCTGCAATGCGCTGTGCTCGTGTTGCCTCTATTGAAGGTAGTGTCAGCGGTCAACACGTAACCTTCGCCCCAATGGTTGACTTGGTACGCGACCCACGTTGGGGACGTGTCATGGAAAGCCCTGGCGAAGACGCCTATCTCAACGGATTAATGGCCAGTGCGACGGTTAAAGGTTTTCAAACCGATACATATGCTTCACCCTATTCGATGGTTGCATGCACAAAACATTTTGCTGCGTATGGAGCTGCTGAGGGCGGTCGTGATTATAATACAGTCGATATCTCAGAGCGTTGGCTTCGTGAATATTATCTGCCCGGTTACCGCGCAGCACTTGAAGCCGGCAGTTCTATGATTATGACTTCTTTCAATTTATATGATGGAATTCCGGCAAGTATTAACACATTTCTTCTTCAAACTATTTTGAGAAAAGAATGGGCCTATGACAAACTTATTATATCTGATTGGGACTCTATTTATGAAGCACTTGTTCATGGTGCAGCTACAGATAGCTATGATTGTGCCCACAAAGCAATCACTGCCGGTGTGGATATCGAGATGACATCAAACATCTATTATACTCAATTAAAAAACTTAGTCGAGGACAAAACAATTTCTATTGAGCTTCTAGATACTGCTGTTTTACGCATTCTCCAATTAAAAGAAGATCTAGGTTTATTTGATAATCCTTACCGTTTTGCTAACGAAAAAGAAGAAAAAAAACTTCACCTGTCTCTTGCTCATCGCGCAGAAGCTAGAGAAGTCGCAAGCGAGACAATGGTATTACTTAAAAATGATAATATACTTCCATTATCCAAGACGACACAACGCATTGCCGTGATTGGTCCCCATGCAGATTCTGGTGATTTACTCGGTTGGTGGAACGCTCTTGGTGATAATAAGGATACCGTTACGTTAACTCAAGGCATCAAAAATCAACTTGGACCTGATGGGATTGTAACCACTTCAAAAGGATGTGACATATTTACAGCAGATGATCCAACCTTTCACGACGCAAAAAAAATAGCTGAAGATGCAGATGTTATCATCTTAGCGTTAGGTGAAAGTCAAGATATGTCCGGTGAAGGCGCCAATCGTGGAAATATCCAGATTCCCCATATACAGCAACAATTAGCTCAAGTCATCTTAGAAATTAACAAACCAACCGTTGCCGTATTATTCAATGGTCGCCCCTTAGACCTAGAATGGTTTGATGCCAACGTTCCTGCCCTTATAGAAGCCTGGTTTCCAGGTACTGAAGGCGGTAATGCTATCGCTGACATACTTTTTGGCGATATCAATCCAAGCGGACACCTTACGATGACCTTTCCACGCCGTGTCGGTCAGATTCCTCTATACTATAATCACTTTAATACAGGCCGTCCTTTGGAAACTGAGCACTATACATATGGCAAGGCATATGATCCTGGGCTTCGCTATCGCTCTCACTATATCGATCAGCCAAATAGTCCACTCTATCCTTTTGGCTATGGCTTAAGCTACACAACTTTTGAATATAGCAACCTAAGGTTATCCAGTTGTGAAATGGGCTATACCGATACCATCACTGCTTCAATTGATGTGACCAACACCGGAAAATTTGATGGCAGCGAAGTCGTTCAACTTTATATTAGAGATTGTGCAGGTAGCGTTGCACGTCCTGTAAAAGAATTAAAAGGATTTGAAAAAATCCATATAAAAAAACAATCCACTGTAACTGTTGAATTTGTCATTTCTGAAGAAATGCTTAGATTCTACACAGCTACAATGGATTATCAATCTGAACCCGGACAATTTATTGTTATGATTGGTCCAAACTCAGCCACATATGATGCGATGCCTTTTACATTACATGACTAA
- a CDS encoding alpha-glucosidase/alpha-galactosidase — protein MTKITFMGAGSTVFAKNVLGDCMVTDSLRDAEIALYDIDEKRLKESEMILRNINQNSNAGRAKIITYTQRKEALRGAKYVINAIQVGGYDPCTITDFEIPKKYGLRQTIADTLGIGGIFRALRTIPVMLDFAKDMEEVCPDAWFLNYTNPMAMLTGAMLRATSIKTIGLCHSVQVCPQNLYEGLGWEEDKEIQTLIAGINHMAWLLEIKKDGVDLYPKIKEHVKNNGLPQKDAVRFEMMQTFGYYVTESSEHNAEYLPYFIKSKYPELIERYHIPLDEYPRRCIKQIDEWNKTREELLGDVKLTHERTHEYGSYIIEAMETNVPYKIGGNVLNTGLITNLPYDAVVEVPCMVDASGISPTYVGKLPEQLAALNRTNVNVQLLTIEAALTQKREYIYHAAMLDPHTSSELSMDEIKNLVDDLIQAHGDWLPEYR, from the coding sequence ATGACAAAAATTACGTTTATGGGTGCAGGAAGTACTGTGTTTGCAAAAAATGTGTTAGGGGACTGTATGGTCACTGACAGCTTACGTGATGCAGAGATTGCATTGTATGATATTGATGAAAAACGCCTAAAAGAATCCGAGATGATTCTTAGAAATATTAATCAAAATTCAAATGCAGGTCGAGCAAAAATTATAACGTATACGCAACGAAAAGAAGCGCTTCGTGGAGCAAAGTATGTTATTAATGCTATTCAAGTTGGAGGCTATGATCCGTGTACAATTACTGACTTTGAAATCCCTAAAAAATATGGGTTACGTCAAACCATTGCTGACACATTGGGAATCGGAGGAATATTTCGAGCATTAAGAACGATTCCGGTGATGTTAGATTTTGCAAAAGATATGGAAGAAGTATGCCCAGATGCTTGGTTTTTGAACTATACAAATCCTATGGCAATGCTTACAGGTGCCATGTTAAGAGCCACATCTATAAAGACGATTGGATTGTGCCACAGTGTTCAAGTGTGCCCGCAAAATCTTTATGAAGGCTTAGGTTGGGAAGAAGATAAAGAAATACAAACACTTATTGCCGGAATTAATCATATGGCATGGCTTTTGGAGATAAAAAAAGATGGCGTGGATTTGTATCCAAAGATAAAGGAGCATGTAAAAAACAATGGATTACCTCAAAAAGATGCTGTTCGCTTTGAGATGATGCAAACATTTGGATATTATGTAACGGAGTCAAGTGAACATAATGCAGAATATTTGCCTTATTTTATCAAAAGTAAATACCCAGAACTGATTGAACGTTATCATATCCCATTAGATGAGTACCCACGTCGTTGTATAAAACAAATTGACGAATGGAATAAAACGCGTGAAGAACTGTTAGGTGATGTAAAATTAACACATGAAAGAACCCATGAGTACGGTTCTTATATTATCGAGGCGATGGAGACAAATGTACCATATAAAATAGGTGGAAATGTCTTAAATACAGGATTGATAACGAACTTGCCCTATGACGCCGTTGTTGAAGTCCCTTGTATGGTCGATGCATCAGGTATTTCGCCAACCTATGTTGGAAAGTTACCAGAACAATTAGCTGCGTTAAATCGCACCAATGTGAATGTGCAGCTTTTAACAATAGAAGCTGCACTGACACAAAAGCGTGAATATATTTATCATGCGGCGATGCTCGATCCCCATACGTCGTCGGAACTATCCATGGATGAAATCAAGAATCTTGTTGATGATCTTATACAAGCCCATGGAGACTGGCTGCCAGAATATAGATAA
- a CDS encoding VanZ family protein, with amino-acid sequence MFKNKFKLRYWILPIFWMGLIFMFSHQPATQSGKLSSSITEKVLQVLENFVPNITSELDWWHGFIRKNAHFFIYFILGILLMNPLKKSQVKRPYTAAFVISALYAVSDETHQLFIEGRVGTIYDVLIDTSGALTGLLLYKTYKKITH; translated from the coding sequence ATGTTTAAGAATAAATTTAAATTACGATACTGGATTTTGCCTATTTTTTGGATGGGACTTATTTTTATGTTTTCTCATCAACCGGCAACACAGTCAGGAAAACTTAGCTCTTCAATTACAGAGAAAGTACTTCAAGTACTTGAGAACTTTGTTCCAAATATAACATCAGAGCTAGACTGGTGGCATGGATTCATTCGTAAAAACGCACATTTTTTTATATATTTTATTCTAGGGATTTTATTAATGAATCCACTAAAAAAATCACAGGTGAAACGTCCCTATACAGCAGCATTTGTCATATCAGCATTGTATGCGGTTAGCGATGAGACGCACCAGCTGTTTATTGAAGGAAGAGTAGGAACGATTTATGATGTACTTATTGACACATCAGGTGCATTAACAGGGCTCTTATTGTATAAGACATATAAAAAAATTACGCATTAA